A single window of Kitasatospora sp. HUAS MG31 DNA harbors:
- a CDS encoding PRC-barrel domain-containing protein yields MSRHVDVRESRSTVGRSAGTDLIGFHVVAADGPIGTVDRLSGHVGTRYLVVDTGPWIFGRRVLLPAGTVVRIEHGEHTVYIDRSRDEIRHSPAYAKGPVQARPEHRAPVTLSYSPFSSGRII; encoded by the coding sequence ATGAGCAGGCACGTCGACGTCCGGGAGTCCCGCAGCACCGTCGGCCGCAGCGCGGGCACCGATCTGATCGGGTTCCACGTGGTGGCGGCCGACGGCCCGATCGGCACGGTGGACCGGTTGTCCGGGCACGTGGGCACCCGGTACCTGGTGGTGGACACCGGGCCGTGGATCTTCGGCAGGCGGGTGCTGCTGCCCGCCGGAACGGTGGTCCGGATCGAGCACGGCGAGCACACCGTGTACATCGACCGGTCCAGGGACGAGATCCGGCACAGCCCGGCGTACGCGAAGGGGCCGGTGCAGGCGCGGCCCGAACACCGTGCCCCCGTCACGCTGTCCTACAGCCCGTTCTCCAGCGGCCGGATCATCTGA
- a CDS encoding VOC family protein: MNVTTSTLSLTVADVDASVEFFRTHLGYQVAMAAEGFASLTRPDAAADIVLLSRGTEVLPPEQRDQQAAGLILALTVTGLQEEERRLREAGAPITMPLREEPWGERLFQLTDPNGVVVQLVEWVAAAPGDSAWSASAAAS; this comes from the coding sequence CTGAACGTCACCACCTCCACCCTGTCCCTCACCGTCGCCGACGTGGACGCCTCGGTCGAGTTCTTCCGTACCCACCTCGGTTACCAGGTGGCCATGGCCGCCGAGGGCTTCGCCTCCCTCACCCGCCCCGACGCCGCCGCCGACATCGTGCTGCTGAGCCGCGGGACGGAGGTCCTCCCGCCCGAGCAGCGCGACCAGCAGGCCGCCGGCCTGATCCTCGCGCTGACCGTCACCGGCCTCCAGGAGGAGGAACGGCGGCTGCGAGAGGCCGGCGCCCCGATCACCATGCCGCTGCGCGAGGAGCCGTGGGGCGAGCGGCTGTTCCAGCTGACCGACCCCAACGGCGTCGTCGTCCAGCTGGTCGAGTGGGTCGCCGCCGCGCCCGGCGACTCCGCGTGGTCCGCGAGCGCGGCGGCGTCCTGA
- a CDS encoding dihydrofolate reductase family protein — translation MNGSGLRKLSYYVGASLDGFIAAPDDTFAFFDPCLTEEYVPWMVGEYPDTLPTAARAALGLSEAPLSRFDTVLMGRGSYEPGLAAGWTSPFGHLRQIVFSRSLGTSPDPAVEVTAEDPLALVRRLKQEEGLGIWLCGGGDLAGQLLPEIDELIVKQYPIVAGEGVPMFRAGFEPHYFRLTDSRVFDSGTVVLTYARTSG, via the coding sequence ATGAACGGATCTGGATTGCGCAAGCTCTCGTACTACGTCGGTGCCTCCCTCGACGGCTTCATCGCGGCGCCCGACGACACCTTCGCCTTCTTCGACCCGTGCCTCACCGAGGAATACGTGCCGTGGATGGTCGGCGAGTACCCGGACACCCTGCCGACGGCGGCGCGGGCCGCGCTCGGTCTGTCGGAGGCGCCGCTCAGCCGGTTCGACACGGTGCTGATGGGCCGCGGCTCGTACGAGCCGGGTCTGGCGGCCGGCTGGACCAGCCCGTTCGGTCATCTGCGGCAGATCGTGTTCTCCCGCTCCCTCGGGACCAGTCCGGATCCGGCGGTGGAGGTCACCGCCGAGGATCCGCTGGCGCTGGTCCGCAGGCTCAAGCAGGAGGAGGGCCTGGGGATCTGGCTGTGCGGAGGCGGTGACCTCGCCGGTCAGCTGCTGCCGGAGATCGACGAGCTGATCGTCAAGCAGTACCCGATCGTGGCGGGCGAGGGCGTCCCGATGTTCCGCGCCGGCTTCGAGCCGCACTACTTCCGGCTCACCGACAGCCGCGTCTTCGACAGCGGCACCGTCGTCCTCACCTATGCGAGGACGTCCGGCTGA